A portion of the Maniola hyperantus chromosome 24, iAphHyp1.2, whole genome shotgun sequence genome contains these proteins:
- the LOC117993411 gene encoding uncharacterized protein — protein MASNNIFQIEVKLKFPDNYEKKCRVCLLEGTLFIFSKATDLLESIQFFGGIDISKDDTFPKYLCKSCHCLLQNAILFRNKARETNSKLTMELEKNLVLLNDVRNMLQGNKDNIKTEGSNVSRNDVENTPEGTKVRNAVKNALKAKENKVAISKSQGSNVSRNDAKNTSEGIQVTIPSDRSTVSRSIVENALKENDIEVISKSEGSNDVSRNHVKNTPDGIQVRIPSKSLSLSRIVVKNALKTHNNKVIGKCEGSNVSGNDVKNKSEIIQVRVTSGSSTVFRNVKNTPKANNSVFRNDVKNTSEGIQVTIPSESSTVSKSIVENALKENDIEFITKSEGSNDVSRNHDKDTPDGIQVRIPSKSLSMSRNVVKNALKTHNYKVIGKCEGSNVSGNDVKNKPERIQVTVISESSAVFRNVKNTLKANNNVFRNDVKNASEKIKFIFASESSTVCKNVSENALQVYKVTTKSDSPNVYRNVEIIPEGNKDSKKSEGLNVPVNMCDNPSKKIYECTSCKIKFHKRRNYYYHKKSKHSHIQCPVCLKLSPAAYYHRHLENHQTDSNVICEICGKLRKKGASMAQHLLTHSNNLPFPCKLCPYRGRYYQALKLHMRKHTGHKPYSCDVCQMKFITKSNLNVHSLRHGRLRPHKCGQCSKVFRSNSHMAIHIKRDHYGIKDFECEICGNKYGAKQTLRQHELKVHNKDKNMRIGRKPLYLQPGYETYLQNN, from the coding sequence ATGgcaagtaataatatttttcaaatagaaGTAAAACTTAAATTTCCTGATAATTATGAGAAAAAGTGTAGAGTATGTTTACTTGAAGGTACACTGTTCATATTTTCGAAAGCAACTGATTTGTTGGAATCGATACAATTTTTTGGTGGCATCGATATATCAAAAGATGATACTTTCCCCAAATATTTGTGTAAATCTTGCCATTGCTTACTTCAAAACgcaattttatttagaaacaAAGCTCGAGAAACTAATTCCAAGTTAACTATGGAACTTGAAAAAAACTTAGTTCTTTTAAATGATGTTAGAAATATGCTACAAGGAAATAAAGATAATATCAAAACTGAAGGCTCAAATGTGTCTAGAAATGATGTTGAAAATACACCAGAGGGAACTAAAGTTAGAAATGCAGTTAAAAATGCATTAAAGGCAAAAGAAAATAAAGTTGCTATTAGTAAAAGTCAAGGCTCAAATGTATCTAGAAATGATGCTAAAAATACATCTGAAGGAATTCAAGTTACAATCCCAAGTGACCGCTCAACTGTGTCTAGGAGTATTGTTGAAAATGCACTCAAGGAAAATGATATTGAAGTTATTAGTAAAAGTGAAGGGTCAAATGATGTATCTAGAaatcatgtcaaaaatacaccAGATGGAATTCAAGTTAGAATCCCAAGTAAAAGCTTGTCCTTGTCTAGGATTGTTGTTAAAAATGCACTAAAAACACATAATAATAAAGTTATTGGTAAATGTGAAGGCTCAAATGTATCTGGAAatgatgttaaaaataaatcagagaTAATTCAGGTTAGAGTCACTAGTGGAAGTTCAACTGTGTTTagaaatgttaaaaatacaCCAAAGGCAAATAATAGTGTATTTAGAAATGATGTTAAAAATACATCTGAAGGAATTCAAGTTACGATCCCAAGTGAAAGCTCAACTGTGTCTAAGAGTATTGTTGAAAATGCACTCAAGGAAAATGATATTGAATTTATTACTAAAAGTGAAGGGTCAAATGATGTATCTAGAAATCATGACAAAGATACACCAGATGGAATTCAAGTTAGAATCCCAAGTAAAAGCTTGTCCATGTCTAGGAATGTTGTTAAAAATGCACTAAAAACACATAATTATAAAGTTATTGGTAAATGTGAAGGCTCAAATGTATCTGGAAATgatgttaaaaataaaccagAAAGAATTCAGGTTACAGTAATTAGTGAAAGTTCAGCTGTGTTTagaaatgttaaaaatacaCTAAAGGCAAATAACAATGTATTTAGAAATGATGTTAAAAATGCATCagagaaaattaaatttattttcgcAAGTGAAAGCTCAACTGTGTGTAAAAATGTATCTGAAAATGCACTACAAGTTTATAAAGTAACTACCAAAAGTGATAGCCCTAATGTATACAGAAATGTTGAAATTATTCCAGAAGGAAATAAGGATAGTAAGAAAAGTGAAGGCTTAAATGTACCTGTTAATATGTGTGACAACCCTAGCAAAAAAATTTACGAATGTACCAGCTGTAAAATTAAATTCCACAAAAGAAGAAATTATTACTATCATAAAAAATCCAAACATAGTCATATACAGTGCCCTGTATGTCTAAAGTTATCACCAGCTGCGTATTACCATAGACATTTAGAGAATCACCAAACAGATTCTAATGTTATATGCGAGATCTGTGGTAAATTGCGCAAAAAAGGAGCCTCCATGGCACAACACTTACTAACACACAGCAACAATCTGCCTTTTCCATGTAAGCTCTGTCCATATCGTGGTCGGTATTACCAGGCATTGAAGCTTCATATGCGAAAACATACTGGTCACAAACCATACTCATGTGATGTTTGCCAAATGAAGTTCATCACTAAAAGTAATCTAAACGTGCATAGTCTACGACATGGCAGGCTAAGGCCTCACAAATGTGGACAATGTAGTAAAGTTTTCAGGTCAAACAGTCATATGGCAATTCACATTAAGAGAGATCACTATGGAATAAAAGATTTTGAATGTGAAATATGTGGCAATAAATATGGTGCAAAGCAAACTCTTAGACAACATGAACTAAAAGTTcataataaagataaaaatatgagAATAGGGCGAAAGCCACTATATTTGCAACCTGGATATGAAACCTATCTTCAGaataattaa
- the LOC117993489 gene encoding zinc finger protein 660-like yields the protein MKIITKIMEKNIIQIEVKLEPDDYEKKCRICLLEGTLSIFSEAPDLLEWIQFFGGINISEDDSFPKYLCKSCYCLLQNAILFRNKAQETNSQLLLECEQRNFSHFDVNNTLEGNKDIKIEGFDRSGNADENTSEDSFKSECSNVSENDVQNTINNVIKIESSNVSKNVKNTSKGNKFTIKSKSANISRNVKKTPKRNKVTIKSEDSSDVKNKQEGNKDGNKSAGSTNMSNSCSKKIYECTSCKIEFSKRKDYTSHQKSKHSHIQCTICQKLAPAQRFKRHLASHQTDSNVICEICGQMCKKGASMARHLLIHSNNLPFPCKLCPYRGRYYQALKLHMRKHTGQKPYSCDICQMSFITKSNLNRHSLKHSKLRPHKCGQCNRAFGTNRDMIIHIKKDHDGIKEFECKICGNKYSAKRILRKHEVAVHKREKMPGRKPLYLQPEYKIQL from the coding sequence atgaaaattattacaaaaataatggaaaagaatattatacaaatagaAGTTAAACTTGAACCCGACGATTATGAGAAAAAGTGTAGAATATGTTTACTTGAAGGTACACTATCTATATTTTCCGAAGCACCTGATTTGTTGGAATGGATACAATTTTTTGGTGGCATCAATATTTCAGAAGATGACAGTTTCCCTAAATATTTGTGTAAATCCTGCTATTGTTTGCTCCAAAACgcaattttatttagaaacaAAGCTCAAGAAACCAATTCACAGTTACTTTTAGAATGTGAACAAAGAAATTTCAGCCATTTCGATGTAAACAATACACTGGAGGGaaataaagatataaaaatTGAAGGCTTTGATAGATCTGGAAATGCTGATGAAAATACATCAGAAGATAGTTTTAAAAGTGAATGCTCCAATGTATCTGAAAATGATGTTcaaaatactataaataatgtTATCAAAATTGAAAGCTCTAATGTATCTAAGAATGTTAAAAATACATCAAAGGGAAATAAATTTACCATCAAAAGTAAAAGCGCAAATATATCTAGAAATGTTAAAAAAACACCAAAGCGAAACAAAGTTACTATCAAAAGTGAAGACTCTAgtgatgtaaaaaataaacaggAGGGCAATAAAGATGGCAACAAAAGTGCAGGCTCTACGAATATGTCTAACAGCTGtagcaaaaaaatatatgaatgtACCAGCTGTAAAATTGAATTCAGTAAAAGAAAAGATTATACCAGCCACCAAAAATCTAAACATAGTCACATACAATGCACCATATGTCAAAAGTTGGCACCAGCTCAACGTTTTAAGAGACATTTAGCGAGTCACCAAACAGATTCTAATGTAATATGTGAGATCTGTGGGCAAATGTGCAAAAAAGGAGCCTCCATGGCCAGACACTTGCTAATACACAGCAACAATCTGCCTTTTCCATGTAAGCTCTGTCCGTACCGTGGTCGGTATTACCAGGCATTGAAGCTTCATATGCGGAAACACACAGGTCAAAAACCATACTCATGTGATATTTGCCAAATGAGCTTCATCACTAAAAGTAATCTAAATAGGCATAGTCTGAAACACAGCAAGCTAAGGCCTCACAAATGTGGCCAATGTAATAGAGCTTTCGGCACAAATCGAGATATGATTATTCACATTAAGAAAGATCACGATGGTATAAAAGAATTTGAATGTAAAATATGTGGCAATAAATATAGTGCTAAGAGAATTCTTAGGAAACATGAAGTAGCAGTTCATAAGAGAGAAAAAATGCCAGGTCGAAAGCCACTGTATTTGCAAcctgaatataaaatacaacttTAG
- the LOC117993492 gene encoding zinc finger protein OZF-like — protein MVTSYYIMKMINNKKSIDTEEYYSGLKSAPRLAVYNKHLKCRVCLQDGEMAIFGSDRSQSIKEALELFGEFDDLNNADENPKYLCNICYKFIKSAILFRIIVQRTNEILKQPIEVQSPEHIREHDQDSSEDDKLNSNSIYEDFSPPVKPPKVQCGICQKMFSKRYYTTHLTMHNPKHHNQYVCDTCGKSFRLRVSYYKHRLRHRTDYTFKCQMCPFKARYDESLKRHMRSHIRDYKYMCTDCPARFLYKSNLNYHIMVKHKEPGFKCGSCDKAFHTKLSLDRHHDVEHLGNKSHACNICGRAFGYRKAMVKHQIRVHKREKLKLRFNNSNYKPMCDSKE, from the coding sequence atggtGACTTCTTATTACATTATGAAAATGATTAACAACAAAAAATCCATTGATACAGAAGAATACTACAGTGGTTTGAAAAGTGCGCCTAGATTAGCCGTGTATAATAAACATTTAAAGTGCAGAGTTtgtctccaggatggtgaaatGGCAATTTTCGGCTCTGACAGGTCTCAAAGTATAAAAGAGGCTCTGGAACTTTTCGGCGAATTCGATGACTTAAACAATGCTGATGAAAATCCTAAATACCTGTGCAATATTTGCTATAAGTTTATAAAGAGTGCTATTTTGTTCAGGATTATTGTTCAGAGAACTAACGAAATTCTAAAACAACCAATAGAAGTACAATCACCCGAACATATTCGAGAACATGACCAAGATTCATCTGAAGACGATAAACTGAATTCAAATTCGATTTACGAAGATTTCTCTCCTCCCGTAAAGCCCCCTAAAGTGCAATGTGGCATATGCCAAAAAATGTTCAGTAAAAGGTACTACACAACACACTTGACAATGCACAATCCTAAGCATCACAACCAGTATGTTTGTGATACATGTGGTAAATCTTTCCGGTTAAGAGTCAGTTATTACAAACATAGGCTCAGGCATAGAACGGATTACACTTTCAAATGTCAAATGTGTCCATTCAAAGCCAGATACGACGAGAGTCTGAAACGTCATATGCGATCCCATATCCGTGATTACAAATATATGTGCACAGACTGTCCAGCTAGATTTTTGTATAAGAGCAATTTAAATTATCACATCATGGTAAAACATAAAGAACCTGGATTTAAATGTGGTTCTTGTGACAAAgcatttcatacaaaacttaGTTTAGACAGGCATCATGACGTAGAACACCTTGGGAATAAAAGTCATGCTTGTAATATATGTGGAAGAGCGTTCGGCTACAGAAAAGCAATGGTGAAACATCAAATAAGAGTACACAAGAGGGAAAAATTAAAGTTACGTTTTAACAATTCAAATTACAAGCCAATGTGTGATAGTAAAGAATAA
- the LOC117993490 gene encoding zinc finger protein 723-like — protein sequence MVTSYYIMKMTEKSKGMDIDEYYSNLHIKGLKVSLKQPRCRVCLSHGSIPIFEDGSEIAEALQIFANLEVDEDNDYPKHLCNICRKFIRSAISFRKIAQQSDEVLKKHIKAEQFDYYQDSRDSLVDELETPDQYLDNMDTFVPTHTDKDKEKIKDAKVQCTICNKIVTSAYFKEHVTMHDPNHNKYVCDICGKSFRLRCSYHNHSLRHRTDFAFKCQFCPYKGRYKELLKNHMRTHTGDYRYMCTECPARFLFKSNLNRHNLIRHSEPQYKCDSCKKVFHTKLMLKSHYDAQHLGLKNHVCDLCGKAFGYRNAMMKHQRHVHKRAKLSFSRMPSYLQAENKSLDAEYLQN from the coding sequence ATGGTTACGTCGTACTACATTATGAAAATGACCGAAAAAAGCAAAGGTATGGACATTGACGAATATTACAGTAATTTGCACATTAAAGGCCTGAAAGTGTCCCTCAAACAACCACGATGCAGAGTTTGTCTTAGCCACGGATCGATCCCAATATTCGAAGACGGTTCAGAAATTGCAGAAGCATTGCAGATATTTGCTAACTTGGAGGTCGATGAAGATAATGACTATCCCAAACATTTATGTAACATCTGTCGTAAGTTTATCAGAAGTGCGATTTCTTTTCGTAAAATAGCACAGCAATCTGATGAGGTTTTAAAGAAACACATAAAGGCTGAGCAGTTTGATTATTACCAAGATTCACGGGACAGTTTAGTAGATGAACTTGAGACACCAGACCAATATCTTGACAATATGGACACATTTGTCCCCACTCATACTGATAAGgataaagaaaaaattaaagatgCCAAAGTTCAATGCACTATATGCAATAAAATTGTTACAAGTGCATATTTCAAGGAACATGTAACAATGCACGATCCAAATCACAACAAATATGTATGTGATATATGTGGCAAGTCATTCCGGTTGAGGTGTTCCTATCATAATCATAGTTTGAGGCACAGGACCGACTTTGCATTCAAATGCCAGTTTTGTCCATACAAAGGCAGATATAAAGAGCTTCTGAAAAATCATATGCGTACACACACAGGCGACTACAGGTACATGTGCACAGAATGCCCCGCCAGATTCCTGTTCAAAAGCAATCTGAACCGTCACAACTTAATAAGGCACAGCGAACCCCAATATAAATGTGATTCCTGTAAAAAGGTATTTCACACAAAATTGATGCTCAAAAGCCATTATGATGCCCAACATTTAGGTTTAAAGAATCATGTATGCGATTTATGTGGCAAGGCTTTTGGGTATAGAAACGCAATGATGAAGCACCAAAGGCATGTGCATAAAAGGGCTAAATTATCATTCTCTAGGATGCCATCATATTTACAGGCTGAAAACAAAAGTCTTGATGCTGAATATCTGCAAAACTAA
- the LOC138404019 gene encoding zinc finger protein 721-like has product MEQASDSNDADCLEPKEEMLDDLEIYSDNDPYKNIVVPKEELSSASVHLNTAELDQQTVDIMTSNSETILNKEIAELQKALKLEVMETITLCVADGKSQVSLDTSRPIVDKQTVTSSNKRTSRARGKKSNHTDAFETDLHCKNVFECSHCRYTTNKKIYLIKHLQSQHSTDHSCKVCNFKCANRDDSLVRHKRTHRKKSFSCKQCDYKSANSSDLICHVRTHMGEKPYVCDHCDYKCSKSSVLKIHLRSHTGEKPYLCKYCDYKSSANFTLNRHMITHTREKLLCEHCDYKCSTPRCLKAHMRTHTGKKPHPCTYCNIKTTTAGGLKRHVMRAHTDEKHYLCNYCSYKTSLSSVLKLHIRTHTGEKPYVCNYCDYKSSCSTNLKRHIIVHTNEKPYPCNLCDYKSSTLSTLKTHMMTHTGEKPYMCEYCDYKSSRARRLKVHMRTHTGEKPYICTYNQCNFKTATSSNLKAHVMTHTGEKPHMCKYCDCKFSRPSYLDRHMKTHTGQKPYCDSDPCKNIVASKEELSGTTVHLDTAESDQQTVNIMPVKTETILSKEIAELEEALKSEENMETTICDTDGETPLAEASLDANGPAVDKQTYTSSNKHASQARGKMSKHTNTTETDLHCKNVFECSHCKYTTNKKIHLIKHLQSQHGTDHSCKVCNFKCTNRDSLVRHKRTHRKKSFSCQQCNYKSANSIDLICHVRTHTGEKPYVCTHCDYKCSRSRLLKIHLRSHTGEKPYLCKYCDYKCSAYYILRRHYMRAHTGEKHYFCDHCDYKCSTSSCLKIHIRTHTEKKSCEKSCNLCDFKCSYQSILKIHLRTHTGEKPFICHDCGFKCSSKGNLTYHMKTHIGVKPFLCNLCDYKSSKSGALKVHLRTHTGEKPYLCKYCDYKCSNNFALKRHMITHTGELLSCTHCNFKSTTANNLKQHVIRAHTDDKHYLCNYCSYKTSSSSALKVHIRIHTGEKPYVCNYCGYKCSCSSSLKQHIKVHTNEKPYPCNLCDYKSSTLSTLKTHMMTHTGEKPYTCEYCDYKGSRVRRLKIHMRTHTGEKPYICTHNQCNFKTATSSNLKAHVMTHTAEKPHMCKYCDCKFSRPSYLDRHMRTHTGEGVHLCKLCDYKCSSSSNLKVHMRTHMAAKQYCNNTNVQLRLF; this is encoded by the exons ATGGAACAAGCCAGTGACTCCAACGATGCCGACTGCCTAGAACCTAAGGAGGAAATGTTAGATGACCTAGAGATATACAGTGATAATGATCCATACAAGAACATTGTTGTACCCAAAGAAGAGTTATCCAGCGCCAGTGTACACTTGAACACTGCAGAGTTAGACCAACAAACTGTCGACATAATGACAAGTAACTCTGAAACTATTTTAAACAAAGAAATTGCTGAGTTACAGAAAGCCCTTAAGTTAGAAGTTATGGAAACAATTACTCTTTGTGTTGCAGAT GGCAAATCTCAAGTAAGTTTGGACACCAGCCGACCAATTGTTGACAAACAAACAGTTACATCCTCAAACAAACGCACATCACGAGCAAGAGGAAAGAAATCTAACCATACAGATGCCTTTGAAACGGATTTGCATTGCAAAAACGTGTTTGAATGTAGCCATTGTAGATACACAACTAACAAGaaaatttatttgataaaacaTTTACAATCACAACACAGCACAGATCATTCTTGCAAAGTTTGCAACTTTAAATGTGCAAATAGAGACGACAGTCTAGTGAGGCATAAGAGAACTCACAGAAAGAAATCTTTTTCGTGTAAACAGTGTGACTATAAATCTGCAAATTCAAGTGATCTTATATGCCATGTAAGGACTCACATGGGAGAAAAACCTTATGTATGTGATCACTGTGACTACAAATGTTCAAAGTCTAGTGTTCTAAAAATTCATCTAAGGTCTCACACTGGAGAGAAGCCTTATCTCTGTAAATATTGTGACTATAAATCCTCCGCAAATTTTACTCTAAACCGACACATGATAACTCACACTCGTGAGAAACTATTATGTGAACACTGTGACTATAAATGTTCAACACCACGTTGCCTTAAAGcccacatgagaactcacacaggAAAGAAACCCCATCCCTGTACCTACTGTAACATTAAAACTACAACTGCAGGTGGTCTGAAACGACATGTCATGAGAGCACACACTGACGAGAAACATTATCTGTGTAATTACTGTTCCTATAAAACTTCATTATCAAGTGTTTTGAAGCTCCACAtaaggactcacactggcgaaaaaccttatGTATGTAATTACTGTGACTACAAATCTTCATGTTCAACTAATCTAAAACGACACATAATAGTACATACTAATGAAAAACCTTATCCGTGTAATCTCTGTGACTATAAAAGTTCAACGTTGAGTACTCTCAAAACCCACATGATGACTCACACTGGAGAGAAGCCTTATATGTGTGAATATTGTGACTATAAAAGCTCTCGAGCCAGACGTCTCAAAGTTCACATGCGGACTCACACGGGAGAGAAACCctatatatgtacatataatCAGTGCAACTTTAAAACTGCAACATCAAGTAATCTCAAAGCCCATGTGATGACTCACACAGGAGAGAAACCTCATATGTGTAAGTACTGTGACTGTAAATTCTCACGACCCAGCTATCTAGATCGTCACATGAAGACTCACACTGGACAGAAACCATATTGTGATAGTGATCCATGCAAGAACATTGTTGCATCCAAAGAAGAATTATCCGGCACTACGGTACACTTGGACACTGCAGAGTCAGACCAACAAACTGTCAACATAATGCCAGTTAAAACTGAAACTATTTTAAGCAAAGAAATTGCTGAATTAGAAGAAGCCCTTAAGTCGGAAGAAAATATGGAAACAACTATTTGTGACACAgat GGCGAAACACCTCTAGCTGAAGCAAGTTTGGATGCCAACGGGCCAGCCGTTGACAAACAAACATATACATCCTCAAACAAACACGCCTCACAAGCGAGAGGGAAGATGTCTAAACATACAAACACCACTGAAACAGATTTGCATTGCAAAAACGTGTTTGAATGTAGCCATTGTAAATACACAACTAACAAAAAAATTCATTTGATAAAACATTTACAATCACAACATGGCACAGATCATTCTTGCAAAGTTTGCAACTTCAAATGTACAAATAGAGACAGTCTAGTGAGGCATAAGAGAACTCACAGAAAGAAATCTTTTTCGTGTCAACAGTGTAACTATAAATCTGCAAATTCAATTGATCTTATATGCCACGTAAGAACTCACACGGGTGAAAAACCTTATGTATGTACTCACTGTGACTACAAATGTTCAAGATCAAGACTTCTAAAAATTCATCTAAGGTCTCACACTGGAGAAAAGCCTTACCTCTGTAAATATTGTGACTATAAATGCTCAGCATATTATATTCTAAGACGACACTATATGAGAGCTCACACTGGTgagaaacattatttttgtgATCACTGTGACTATAAATGTTCAACGTCAAGTTGTCTTAAAATTCATATAAGGACTCacactgaaaaaaaatcttgtGAGAAATCATGTAATCTTTGTGACTTTAAATGTTCATATCAAAGTATTCTTAAAATCCATCTTAGGACTCACACAGGAGAGAAACCTTTTATCTGTCATGATTGTGGCTTTAAATGTTCAAGTAAAGGGAATCTCACATACCACATGAAGACTCACATTGGAGTAAAACCTTTTTTATGTAATCTCTGTGACTACAAAAGTTCAAAATCAGGTGCTCTAAAAGTTCATCTAAGGACTCACACTGGAGAAAAGCCTTACCTGTGTAAATATTGTGACTATAAATGTTCAAACAATTTTGCTCTAAAACGACACATGATAACTCACACTGGTGAGCTACTATCATGTACCCATTGTAACTTTAAATCTACAACCGCAAATAATCTGAAACAACACGTTATAAGAGCACACACTGACGATAAACATTATCTGTGTAATTACTGTTCCTATAAAACTTCATCATCAAGTGCCTTGAAGGTCCACATAAGGATTCACACTGGAGAAAAACCTTATGTATGTAATTACTGTGGCTACAAATGTTCATGTTCATCTTCTCTAAAACAACACATAAAAGTACATACTAATGAAAAACCTTATCCGTGTAATCTCTGTGACTATAAAAGTTCAACGTTGAGTACTCTAAAAACCCACATGATGACTCACACTGGAGAGAAGCCTTATACGTGTGAGTATTGTGACTATAAAGGCTCTCGAGTCAGACGTCTCAAAATTCACATGCGGACTCACACGGGAGAAAAACCCTATATATGTACACATAATCAGTGCAACTTTAAAACTGCAACATCAAGTAATCTCAAAGCCCACGTGATGACTCACACAGCAGAGAAACCTCATATGTGTAAGTACTGTGACTGTAAATTCTCACGACCCAGCTATCTAGATCGTCACATGAGGACACACACTGGTGAGGGAGTTCATTTGTGTAAACTCTGTGACTATAAATGTTCATCGTCAAGTAATCTTAAAGtccacatgagaactcacatgGCAGCGAaacaatattgtaataatacaAATGTTCAACTAAGGCTATTCTAA